A genome region from Ligilactobacillus cholophilus includes the following:
- the zwf gene encoding glucose-6-phosphate dehydrogenase, producing the protein MKDRKTLFIIFGATGDLAQRKLYPALFNLYQKGFLKDKFAVIGTARRPWTNEHLQEVVRNSVADMEYSALEINQFASHFYYQSHNVTDTQHYETLNKLADQLDKKYDIGGNRIFYLATSPAFFGTIAKHLRTQKLVTENGYNRLVIEKPFGHNLKTAKDLNDSISKYFDEKDIFQIDHYLGKEMVQSIYAIRFANPIFSSLWNNRYISNIQITVGEVLGVEERAGYYENVGALRDMVQNHILQLVSLLTMNAPVAYNADDIEREKISALKSLKIYEPDEVSRNFIRGQYGPAYGMPAYREESQVSKDSMTETFVAGKIQVNNMNFADVPIYIRTGKRMAVKGTRIDVVFKDMPNNIFSNEKLNPNVLTINIDPNPGTSLRLNEKEVSETSYPVSSVTMNFRYSSALKAKTPEAYEKLLFDVIKGDATNFVHWKEVEYSWKFIDAIREAWDQNGQDPAIFPNYECGSMGPREADELLIRDGNYWEFNPLR; encoded by the coding sequence TTGAAAGATCGAAAAACACTTTTCATCATTTTTGGTGCTACAGGAGATTTAGCACAAAGAAAATTATATCCAGCATTATTTAATTTATATCAAAAGGGATTTTTGAAAGATAAATTTGCTGTAATTGGGACAGCTAGACGTCCATGGACAAATGAACATTTACAAGAAGTAGTTCGTAATAGTGTTGCTGATATGGAATATAGTGCGCTTGAAATTAATCAATTTGCAAGTCATTTTTATTACCAATCACATAATGTTACTGATACACAACATTATGAAACTTTAAATAAGTTGGCAGATCAACTAGATAAAAAGTATGATATTGGTGGAAATCGTATTTTTTATTTAGCAACTTCACCAGCATTTTTTGGTACAATTGCAAAACATTTACGAACACAAAAATTAGTAACTGAAAATGGTTATAATCGTCTTGTAATTGAAAAGCCATTTGGACATAATTTGAAAACTGCTAAAGATTTAAATGATAGTATTTCAAAATATTTTGATGAGAAAGACATTTTCCAAATTGATCATTATTTAGGAAAAGAAATGGTACAAAGTATCTATGCAATTCGTTTTGCTAATCCTATTTTTAGTTCACTTTGGAATAATCGATACATTTCTAATATTCAAATCACAGTTGGTGAGGTATTAGGTGTCGAAGAGCGAGCTGGTTATTATGAGAATGTTGGCGCTTTAAGAGATATGGTTCAAAATCATATCTTACAACTTGTCTCATTACTAACAATGAATGCACCAGTCGCTTATAATGCAGACGATATTGAGCGTGAAAAAATTAGTGCGCTTAAATCATTGAAAATTTATGAGCCAGATGAAGTTTCTAGAAACTTCATTCGTGGTCAATATGGTCCTGCATATGGTATGCCAGCATATCGTGAAGAAAGTCAAGTTTCGAAAGATTCAATGACTGAAACGTTTGTTGCTGGAAAAATCCAAGTTAACAATATGAATTTTGCGGATGTTCCTATTTATATTCGAACAGGTAAAAGAATGGCAGTTAAAGGCACTCGTATTGATGTTGTCTTTAAAGATATGCCAAATAATATTTTTTCAAATGAAAAATTAAATCCAAATGTTTTAACAATTAACATTGATCCTAATCCAGGAACAAGTTTACGTTTGAATGAAAAAGAGGTTAGTGAAACAAGCTATCCAGTAAGTAGCGTTACAATGAATTTTAGGTATAGTTCAGCATTAAAGGCGAAGACGCCTGAAGCGTATGAGAAATTATTATTTGATGTTATTAAAGGTGATGCTACAAACTTCGTTCATTGGAAAGAAGTCGAGTATTCTTGGAAATTTATTGATGCTATTCGTGAAGCATGGGATCAAAATGGACAAGACCCTGCAATTTTCCCTAATTACGAATGTGGATCAATGGGGCCACGCGAAGCAGATGAATTGCTTATTCGCGATGGAAATTATTGGGAATTTAATCCACTAAGATAG
- the fabI gene encoding enoyl-ACP reductase FabI, protein MGEELLLNKKILVMGVANKRSIAWGCAKTMEEQGATIIYTYQNERMKKSIQKLVPNEKYLIECDVSSDENIKNAFAEVEKRFGKVDGIVHAIAYANREELQGDIMNTSREGYEMAQDISAYSLIAVAKYGKDILNNPASIVTLTYMGSTRAIPNYNVMGVAKAALESSMRYLARDMGKFGVRVNAISAGAMKTLAVTGVADHSSLLKESERRTVDHHSVTLEEIGGVCAFLMSDLSKGIVGDVIYVDKGVHLI, encoded by the coding sequence ATGGGAGAAGAATTATTATTAAATAAAAAAATTCTAGTTATGGGAGTTGCTAATAAGCGTTCTATTGCTTGGGGATGTGCTAAGACAATGGAAGAACAAGGTGCAACAATCATTTATACATATCAAAATGAACGAATGAAGAAAAGCATTCAAAAATTAGTGCCAAATGAAAAATATTTAATTGAATGTGATGTTTCTTCAGACGAAAATATAAAAAATGCATTTGCAGAAGTTGAAAAAAGATTCGGAAAAGTTGATGGAATCGTGCATGCAATTGCATATGCAAATCGTGAAGAGTTACAAGGCGATATCATGAATACAAGTCGAGAAGGATATGAAATGGCACAAGACATTTCGGCATATTCATTGATTGCTGTTGCAAAATATGGAAAAGATATTTTAAATAATCCAGCAAGCATTGTAACTTTGACATATATGGGATCAACACGTGCAATTCCTAACTATAATGTTATGGGAGTAGCAAAAGCTGCATTGGAATCAAGTATGCGGTATTTGGCACGCGATATGGGAAAATTTGGTGTCCGTGTTAATGCAATTTCTGCAGGAGCAATGAAAACTTTAGCGGTTACGGGAGTGGCCGATCATTCAAGTTTGTTAAAAGAATCTGAACGCCGTACAGTTGATCATCATTCAGTGACTCTTGAAGAAATTGGTGGAGTATGTGCATTCTTAATGAGTGACTTATCCAAAGGGATTGTTGGTGATGTGATTTATGTTGATAAAGGAGTTCATTTAATTTAA
- the accA gene encoding acetyl-CoA carboxylase carboxyltransferase subunit alpha, which translates to MTYKHENVAKIVEKARAKDKITASELINFIFNDFYELHGDRAMEDDKAIIGGLAYFNGQPITVISTDKGNTPQEKIERHFGCPTPAGYRKARRLMKQAEKFQRPVLIFVNTAGAYPGVEAEEEGQGYSIAQNLITMSELKTPIITVITGEGGSGGALALAGSDSVWMLENSIYSVLSPEGFASILWKDSSRADEAAEILKLDPASLLKQHVIEGIIPESENHKMICDDIAKVLQDELDRLQKLSISELIEKRHQRFRKF; encoded by the coding sequence ATGACTTATAAGCATGAAAATGTCGCTAAAATTGTTGAAAAGGCACGTGCAAAAGACAAAATTACTGCTTCTGAGCTGATTAATTTTATATTTAATGATTTTTATGAGTTGCATGGCGATCGTGCAATGGAAGATGATAAAGCGATTATTGGTGGTTTAGCATATTTTAATGGACAACCAATTACAGTAATTAGTACAGACAAGGGAAATACCCCTCAAGAAAAAATTGAACGTCACTTTGGATGTCCTACACCTGCTGGATATCGTAAAGCACGCCGATTAATGAAACAAGCAGAAAAATTTCAAAGACCTGTTTTGATCTTTGTTAATACTGCTGGTGCATATCCTGGCGTCGAAGCTGAAGAAGAAGGTCAGGGTTATTCAATTGCTCAAAATTTAATTACAATGAGCGAATTAAAAACGCCAATAATCACGGTAATTACTGGTGAAGGTGGAAGTGGTGGTGCTTTGGCACTTGCCGGTTCAGATTCAGTTTGGATGCTTGAAAATAGTATTTATTCTGTTTTATCACCTGAAGGGTTTGCTTCAATTTTATGGAAAGATAGTTCTAGAGCAGACGAAGCTGCTGAAATCTTGAAGTTGGATCCAGCAAGTTTATTAAAGCAACATGTAATTGAAGGGATCATTCCTGAAAGCGAAAATCATAAAATGATTTGCGATGATATTGCAAAGGTATTGCAAGATGAATTAGATCGTTTACAAAAGCTTTCAATATCAGAATTAATTGAAAAAAGACACCAACGTTTTCGCAAATTTTAG
- a CDS encoding acetyl-CoA carboxylase carboxyltransferase subunit beta, translating to MQLYNKKNRLSQQHIKANKEAEKDVPDNLWIQCPKCHREFFHDKLNCYQTCYYCDYGFRIGARQRLKWLVDDFQEFNEKIPENDPIDFPNYMDKIEKCREKTGVDESILTGVAQIHDVSFALGIMDPGFIMGSLGSVTGEKITRMFEYATKKNLPVVIFTSSGGARMQEGIYSLMQMQKVSQAIAQHSAAGLFYLSVLTDPTTGGVTASYANQSDIILAEPHALIGFAGRRVIEQTMHQKISDDLQSAETLMQNGFLDGIVKRPEEKEIIYQLIKLNRKE from the coding sequence ATGCAACTTTATAATAAAAAAAATAGACTTAGTCAACAGCATATTAAAGCTAATAAAGAAGCAGAAAAAGACGTTCCTGATAATTTGTGGATTCAATGTCCAAAATGTCATCGTGAGTTTTTCCATGACAAATTGAATTGTTATCAAACATGTTATTATTGCGATTATGGTTTCCGAATTGGAGCTAGACAACGATTAAAATGGCTTGTTGATGATTTTCAAGAATTTAATGAAAAAATTCCTGAAAATGATCCAATTGATTTTCCAAATTATATGGATAAAATTGAAAAATGTCGAGAAAAGACAGGCGTTGATGAATCCATCTTAACAGGAGTAGCACAAATTCATGATGTTTCTTTTGCATTAGGTATTATGGATCCTGGATTTATCATGGGATCTTTAGGTAGTGTTACAGGTGAAAAGATTACAAGAATGTTTGAATATGCTACTAAAAAGAATTTACCTGTTGTTATTTTTACTTCATCTGGTGGAGCAAGAATGCAAGAAGGAATTTATTCATTAATGCAAATGCAAAAAGTTTCACAAGCAATTGCTCAGCACTCAGCAGCAGGATTATTTTACTTATCTGTTTTAACAGATCCAACAACTGGTGGTGTAACAGCTAGTTATGCAAATCAAAGTGATATTATTTTGGCTGAACCACATGCATTAATTGGATTTGCAGGTAGAAGGGTTATTGAACAAACCATGCATCAAAAAATAAGTGATGATTTACAATCTGCTGAAACCTTAATGCAAAATGGATTTTTAGATGGAATTGTTAAACGTCCTGAGGAAAAAGAAATTATTTATCAATTAATCAAATTGAATCGAAAGGAGTAG
- the accC gene encoding acetyl-CoA carboxylase biotin carboxylase subunit → MFKKILVANRGEIAVRVIRTLKEMGIQTVAIYSLADKDSLHVQLADEAVCVGGNKSQDSYLNMKAILSAAVGTGAEAIHPGFGFLSENSQFAQLCEQCGITFIGPKPETIELMGNKANARIQMQQSKVPVIPGSEGFIHSVDEAIKIANKVGYPVMLKAASGGGGKGIRLVKNEVELRKAFYQAQQEALSSFNDDRMYLEKVMKNVKHLEVQVFRDENGHVAYLPERDCSVQRNKQKIIEESPCSILKNDERMELGKIAIKATESLNYLNTGTIEFLMDEHHNFYFMEMNTRIQVEHTISEMVTGVDIVKAQVLIANGDDLPFTQDDLKAHGTSIECRVNAEDPQNNFCPASGTVDYLYLPTGNLGVRIDTELYPQATVSPFYDSMVAKVVSWGPTRDEAIAKMKRLLDEIIIKGIKTNIEFHQAFLCDNQFMQDNVSTEYLEKEFLPEWKKGRFDATL, encoded by the coding sequence ATGTTTAAGAAAATTTTAGTTGCAAATCGGGGAGAAATTGCTGTTCGAGTAATTCGAACTTTAAAAGAAATGGGAATTCAAACAGTTGCAATCTACTCATTAGCTGATAAAGATAGCTTACATGTACAATTAGCAGATGAAGCAGTTTGTGTTGGTGGAAATAAGTCCCAAGATTCATATTTAAATATGAAAGCAATTTTATCAGCTGCAGTGGGTACTGGAGCTGAAGCAATCCACCCTGGATTTGGTTTTTTGTCAGAAAATAGTCAATTTGCACAATTATGTGAACAATGTGGCATTACATTTATTGGCCCTAAACCAGAAACAATTGAATTAATGGGAAATAAAGCAAATGCTCGAATTCAAATGCAACAAAGCAAAGTTCCTGTAATTCCAGGAAGTGAAGGATTTATCCATAGCGTTGATGAAGCAATTAAAATTGCAAATAAAGTAGGTTATCCAGTAATGTTAAAAGCTGCAAGTGGCGGTGGTGGAAAAGGAATTCGTTTAGTAAAAAATGAAGTTGAACTACGTAAAGCCTTTTACCAAGCACAACAAGAAGCTTTGAGTTCGTTTAATGATGATCGAATGTACTTAGAAAAAGTTATGAAAAACGTTAAGCACTTAGAGGTTCAAGTTTTTAGAGATGAAAATGGCCACGTTGCATACTTACCTGAACGTGATTGTTCTGTTCAAAGAAATAAGCAAAAAATAATTGAGGAAAGTCCTTGTTCGATTTTGAAAAATGATGAAAGAATGGAACTAGGAAAAATCGCAATAAAAGCGACTGAATCACTTAATTATTTAAATACTGGAACAATTGAATTTTTAATGGACGAACATCATAATTTTTATTTCATGGAAATGAATACACGAATTCAAGTAGAACACACTATTAGTGAAATGGTAACAGGTGTAGATATTGTTAAAGCACAAGTATTAATTGCTAATGGTGATGATTTGCCATTCACTCAAGATGATCTAAAAGCTCATGGAACATCTATTGAATGTCGTGTAAATGCAGAAGATCCTCAAAATAATTTCTGCCCAGCAAGTGGAACTGTTGATTATTTATATTTACCAACGGGAAATTTAGGTGTACGTATAGACACTGAACTTTATCCACAAGCTACTGTATCTCCATTTTATGATTCAATGGTTGCAAAAGTTGTGTCATGGGGACCAACACGTGATGAAGCAATTGCTAAAATGAAACGTTTGTTAGATGAAATTATTATAAAAGGAATTAAAACTAATATTGAATTTCATCAAGCGTTTCTATGTGATAATCAATTTATGCAAGACAATGTATCAACAGAGTATTTAGAAAAAGAATTCTTACCAGAATGGAAGAAAGGACGATTTGATGCAACTTTATAA
- the fabZ gene encoding 3-hydroxyacyl-ACP dehydratase FabZ, translating to MELGLNEIKQIIPHRYPMLLIDKVTELVPGEKAVAIRNVTNHEEIFNGHFPNNPVLPGVLIVESLAQTGAVALLSMDKFKGKTAYFGGIKNAKFHHMVKPGDTMRLVVELTKLRDHVGSGKGIAYVNDQKVCTAELTFMIGD from the coding sequence TTGGAATTAGGTTTAAATGAAATTAAACAAATTATTCCGCATCGTTATCCAATGTTACTGATTGATAAAGTTACAGAATTAGTTCCTGGCGAAAAGGCAGTAGCAATCCGTAATGTAACTAATCATGAAGAGATTTTTAATGGCCATTTCCCTAACAATCCTGTATTACCTGGAGTATTGATTGTAGAATCATTAGCACAAACAGGAGCAGTAGCGTTATTGTCAATGGATAAGTTTAAGGGAAAAACGGCCTATTTTGGTGGAATTAAAAATGCTAAATTTCATCATATGGTTAAACCAGGAGATACGATGCGTTTAGTAGTTGAATTAACAAAATTACGTGATCATGTTGGAAGCGGAAAAGGAATTGCTTACGTTAATGATCAAAAGGTATGTACTGCTGAATTAACATTTATGATAGGAGACTAA
- the accB gene encoding acetyl-CoA carboxylase biotin carboxyl carrier protein yields MDFKEINQIIDKFNNSTLRELEINEGQFHLRLSKNENMTPVVNSVEKNINTNTSENVSETKDLTDVTTENVIKSPMVGTVYLQPEPGKDKYVTKGSKVKQGDVVCIIEAMKMMTEVKSNVSGVIEDVLVENEDLIEFDQPLFKVKEG; encoded by the coding sequence TTGGATTTTAAAGAAATTAATCAAATTATTGATAAATTTAATAATTCAACTTTACGTGAATTAGAAATTAATGAAGGACAATTTCATTTACGTTTAAGCAAAAATGAAAATATGACACCTGTTGTAAATTCAGTAGAAAAAAATATTAACACAAACACATCTGAAAATGTATCAGAAACAAAAGATTTAACTGATGTAACAACGGAAAATGTTATTAAGTCACCAATGGTAGGTACCGTTTATTTGCAACCAGAACCTGGAAAAGATAAATATGTAACTAAAGGTTCAAAGGTAAAACAAGGAGACGTTGTTTGCATCATTGAAGCAATGAAAATGATGACAGAAGTTAAAAGCAATGTTTCTGGTGTAATTGAAGATGTTTTAGTTGAAAATGAAGATCTTATTGAATTTGATCAACCATTATTCAAAGTGAAAGAAGGATAA
- the fabF gene encoding beta-ketoacyl-ACP synthase II, with amino-acid sequence MTRVVVTGMGAVTPIGNDVETFTDNAYQGKIGINKITKFDSTDTGVTVAGEVKDFDPAKLVGKKQAKRMDLFSQYALDAAIQAMNQAQIDSENTKDEDLGVIFGSGIGGLTTIQNQIIKMHDKGPQRVSPLFVPTAIANMAAGNIAIRFNAKNICTAIVTACATGTNCIGEAYRQIKENRAEVMICGGSEASVNEIGIAGFKALNALSTKENPAEASIPFDKKRSGFVLGEGAGALVIESLEHAQKRNAKILGEIIGYGSNCDAYHITSPDPSGVSQGRAMQLAMDEANLKADEIGYINAHGTSTKANDAGETLAIKHVFGENSKVKVSSSKSMTGHLLGAAGAIEAVLTIDALNKQIVPPNVGLTEQDEECDINVVTKATADENLEYALSNSFGFGGHNAVLAFKRWSE; translated from the coding sequence ATGACAAGAGTAGTAGTTACTGGAATGGGAGCAGTTACCCCAATTGGTAATGATGTTGAAACTTTTACTGATAATGCATATCAAGGAAAAATTGGAATTAATAAAATTACAAAATTTGATTCAACAGATACAGGCGTTACTGTAGCGGGTGAAGTTAAAGACTTTGATCCAGCTAAACTTGTTGGAAAAAAACAAGCAAAACGAATGGATTTATTTTCACAATATGCATTAGATGCAGCTATTCAAGCAATGAATCAAGCACAAATTGATTCTGAAAATACTAAAGATGAAGATTTAGGTGTAATTTTTGGATCAGGTATTGGTGGGTTGACTACAATCCAAAATCAAATAATTAAAATGCATGATAAAGGACCACAACGAGTTTCACCTTTATTTGTTCCTACAGCAATTGCCAATATGGCTGCTGGAAATATTGCAATCCGATTTAATGCTAAAAATATTTGTACAGCGATTGTAACTGCATGTGCAACTGGAACTAACTGTATTGGGGAAGCTTATCGACAAATTAAAGAAAATCGTGCTGAAGTAATGATTTGCGGTGGTTCTGAAGCATCAGTTAATGAAATCGGAATTGCAGGATTTAAGGCGTTAAATGCTCTTTCAACAAAAGAAAATCCAGCTGAAGCATCAATCCCATTTGATAAAAAGAGATCAGGATTTGTTTTAGGAGAAGGCGCAGGTGCATTAGTTATTGAGAGCTTAGAACATGCACAAAAACGCAATGCGAAAATTTTAGGAGAAATTATTGGATATGGAAGTAATTGTGATGCATATCATATTACTTCACCAGATCCATCTGGAGTATCACAAGGTCGAGCAATGCAATTAGCAATGGATGAGGCTAACTTAAAAGCCGATGAAATTGGATATATTAATGCTCATGGAACATCAACAAAAGCAAATGATGCAGGTGAAACACTTGCCATTAAGCATGTATTCGGGGAAAATAGTAAGGTAAAAGTTAGCAGCTCAAAATCAATGACAGGTCATTTACTTGGTGCTGCTGGTGCAATTGAGGCAGTTTTAACAATTGATGCGTTAAATAAGCAGATTGTTCCGCCTAACGTAGGCTTGACTGAACAGGATGAAGAATGCGATATTAATGTTGTTACTAAAGCAACTGCAGATGAAAATCTTGAATATGCGTTGAGTAATTCATTTGGCTTTGGCGGACATAATGCAGTACTAGCATTTAAAAGATGGAGTGAATAG
- the fabG gene encoding 3-oxoacyl-[acyl-carrier-protein] reductase: MNLKDKNVLITGSTRGIGAEIAIQFAEQGANIILNGRHESTEMLDKIKNMGVNAYYVQADIADATDVDKMIQQLKDQQIDIDILVNNAGITRDKLLIGMKEKDFEDVININLLGAFRVTQPIFKQMLKRRTGVIINMASVVGIHGNIGQINYAASKAGLIGFTKTLAREGALRNVRCNAIAPGMIESDMTRKIEEKRRKEIKNQIPLNRFGTISEVASCALFLAQNDYLTGQTITVDGGMTM; the protein is encoded by the coding sequence ATGAATTTAAAAGATAAAAATGTACTTATTACAGGGTCAACGCGTGGAATTGGTGCAGAAATAGCAATTCAATTTGCTGAACAAGGTGCTAATATTATTTTAAATGGACGTCATGAAAGTACAGAAATGCTTGATAAAATTAAAAATATGGGTGTGAACGCATATTATGTGCAAGCTGATATTGCGGATGCAACTGATGTCGATAAAATGATTCAACAATTAAAAGATCAACAAATTGATATTGATATTTTAGTTAATAATGCAGGAATTACACGTGATAAATTACTTATTGGAATGAAAGAAAAAGATTTCGAAGATGTAATTAATATAAATTTACTAGGTGCATTTCGTGTCACACAACCAATTTTCAAACAAATGTTGAAAAGACGTACTGGTGTAATTATTAATATGGCAAGTGTTGTAGGTATTCATGGAAATATTGGTCAAATTAATTACGCAGCAAGTAAGGCTGGGTTAATTGGATTTACAAAAACACTTGCAAGAGAAGGAGCATTGCGTAATGTGAGATGTAATGCAATTGCGCCAGGAATGATTGAAAGTGACATGACTAGAAAAATTGAAGAAAAAAGAAGAAAAGAAATTAAAAATCAAATTCCATTAAATCGTTTTGGGACAATAAGTGAAGTTGCATCTTGTGCACTTTTCTTAGCACAAAATGATTATTTAACTGGACAAACAATTACAGTTGATGGCGGAATGACAATGTAG
- a CDS encoding ACP S-malonyltransferase produces the protein MKNNWGIMFSGQGAQKTGMGLDCYSSSPIFKTVIDNASDILGWNVVDALKNQNDELSKTKFVQPSLVAVSVGLYKMLIHDVPNLNIKAYVGLSLGEYSALIASQKLNFDDGMRLLKIRANAMQKDSENVKSAMAAVLKPTDTEKITEICNQLSDGDELVQIANYNSPSQVVLGGTERALEKALEEINEMNLAGKTIQLKVSGAFHTPLYQNTKTILQKELENIAFTDNDQMVFSNTTGKCFDQQTISEILAKQVINPTHFNDCIINMINKCKVDSVLEIGSGKALTKFAKQIDPALKRSKIDSYRSYLKFIENMGENK, from the coding sequence ATGAAAAATAATTGGGGAATAATGTTTAGTGGGCAAGGTGCCCAAAAGACAGGAATGGGATTGGATTGTTATTCAAGTAGTCCAATTTTTAAAACAGTAATTGATAATGCAAGTGATATTTTGGGATGGAATGTAGTAGATGCATTGAAAAATCAAAATGATGAATTATCAAAAACTAAATTTGTACAACCTAGTTTAGTTGCCGTAAGTGTTGGCTTATATAAGATGCTTATTCACGATGTTCCTAATTTGAATATTAAAGCATATGTTGGTTTATCTTTAGGAGAGTATTCAGCATTGATTGCTAGTCAAAAATTAAATTTCGATGATGGAATGAGACTCTTAAAAATACGAGCAAATGCTATGCAAAAAGATAGTGAAAATGTAAAAAGTGCAATGGCTGCTGTACTTAAGCCAACTGATACGGAAAAAATAACTGAAATTTGTAATCAACTATCGGATGGAGATGAATTAGTGCAAATTGCAAACTATAATTCACCTTCTCAAGTTGTTTTAGGTGGGACTGAAAGGGCACTTGAAAAAGCCCTTGAAGAAATAAACGAAATGAATTTAGCAGGTAAGACAATTCAATTAAAAGTTTCAGGTGCATTTCATACTCCTCTATATCAAAATACAAAGACCATATTACAAAAAGAATTAGAGAATATTGCTTTTACAGATAATGATCAAATGGTATTTAGTAATACTACTGGCAAGTGCTTTGACCAACAAACTATTTCAGAAATATTAGCTAAGCAAGTTATTAATCCTACTCATTTTAATGACTGTATTATAAATATGATTAATAAATGTAAAGTTGATTCAGTACTTGAAATTGGAAGTGGAAAAGCCCTTACTAAATTTGCTAAACAAATTGATCCAGCACTTAAACGTAGTAAGATTGACAGTTATCGAAGCTATTTGAAATTTATAGAAAATATGGGAGAAAATAAATGA
- a CDS encoding acyl carrier protein codes for MTEEQIFEKVREIAAEQLDIEQDEIKLTSNVKEDLDADSLDFFEIMNELEDEFDIELDSNENIQTINDVVNYVKQKIDQK; via the coding sequence ATGACAGAAGAACAAATTTTTGAAAAAGTACGTGAAATTGCAGCAGAACAATTGGATATTGAACAAGATGAAATTAAGTTAACATCAAATGTTAAAGAAGATTTAGATGCTGATAGTTTAGATTTCTTTGAAATTATGAATGAATTGGAAGATGAATTCGATATTGAATTAGATTCAAACGAAAACATTCAAACAATTAATGATGTTGTAAATTACGTAAAACAAAAAATCGATCAAAAATAA
- a CDS encoding beta-ketoacyl-ACP synthase III, producing the protein MKKVQIKNFASYTPELTVSNDDLSQIMDTSDEWIKSRTGISNRKISLNENTSDLCLKVAQKLIQKNNINVNDIGLIIVATMSPDACTPSTSAIVQGKLNAKNAMAFDISAACSGFIYGLEIAQKMMRQSSFKYSIVIGGEVLSKEVDWTDRTCAVLFGDGAAGALLENDAQVESFYEADVKTFGELGDRLVAGQTDPIQAFPPKEFTKFHPFEMDGRAVYKFATSEVPQSMMRASETNQIDFDKIDYFVLHQANYKIIKSIAKKIKQPLDKFPMDMDKYGNTSAASIPLMLADLQENNKLHEGQLLMLAGFGGGLTIGSQIIKL; encoded by the coding sequence TTGAAAAAAGTTCAAATTAAAAATTTCGCAAGTTACACTCCTGAATTAACAGTTTCTAATGACGATTTGAGCCAAATAATGGATACATCTGATGAATGGATAAAATCAAGAACAGGGATTTCAAATCGAAAGATTAGTTTAAATGAAAATACTTCAGATTTATGCTTAAAAGTTGCACAAAAGTTAATTCAGAAAAACAACATTAATGTAAATGATATAGGATTGATTATTGTTGCAACAATGTCACCAGATGCTTGCACACCATCAACTAGTGCAATTGTTCAAGGAAAATTAAATGCCAAGAACGCAATGGCTTTTGATATTTCAGCAGCATGTTCGGGATTTATTTATGGACTTGAAATTGCTCAAAAAATGATGCGTCAATCATCATTTAAATATTCAATCGTTATTGGTGGTGAAGTCCTTTCTAAAGAAGTTGATTGGACAGATCGAACATGTGCCGTTTTATTTGGTGATGGTGCTGCTGGTGCATTACTTGAAAATGATGCTCAAGTAGAAAGCTTTTATGAAGCAGATGTAAAAACTTTTGGTGAACTTGGAGACAGATTAGTTGCAGGTCAAACAGATCCGATTCAAGCATTCCCACCTAAAGAATTTACTAAATTTCACCCATTTGAAATGGATGGACGTGCTGTTTATAAATTTGCAACAAGCGAAGTTCCACAATCGATGATGCGGGCAAGTGAAACTAATCAAATTGATTTTGATAAGATTGATTATTTTGTCTTGCATCAAGCAAATTACAAAATCATCAAGTCAATTGCAAAGAAAATAAAGCAACCACTTGATAAGTTTCCAATGGATATGGATAAATATGGAAACACTTCTGCAGCTAGCATTCCATTAATGCTTGCAGATCTACAAGAAAACAACAAATTACATGAAGGTCAATTGTTAATGCTTGCTGGATTTGGTGGCGGATTAACAATTGGAAGTCAAATTATCAAACTTTAA